The Geobacter sp. genomic interval CCTGCTCAAGCAGCGGGCCGCCGGCCTCAACCGGGTGAAGATCGCGTTCAAGGTCGGTTCGCGCCGTTCCCCCCGCCACCATTACTCCGTCTGCGCCGGCGACGAGGCCGTGGGCACCGTCACCAGCGGTGCCTTTTCCCCCATGCTCGGCTGCGGCATCGGCCTGGCGCTGGTCGATCCGAAGGGCGCGGCCATCGGCAGCGAGCTGACCGTCCGCCACGAAAACGTGACCATGTCGGCATCGGTCTGCGAACTTCCCTTCTACAGCGGGGGCTCGCTCAGGGCCTGACAGCTTTGTCCTGCGCGGCCGCGATTCCGAGAGACAGCCGACGCTTTCCGCCCGCCCGGGTCACTGTTTCATGAGAATATCCATCCCATTTTTCAAGGAGATACGGCATGGCGATCTATTACACGAAAGAGCATGAGTGGGTAAAGGTTGAAGGGAACGTAGCCACGGTCGGGATCACCGACTTCGCCGCCCACCAACTGGGAGATATCACCTTTGTGGAGCTGCCCAAGACGGGGAAGAGCGTCAAGCAGTTCGAGGTCCTCTGTGCCATCGAGTCGGTCAAGGCTGCCAGTGACATCTATGCCCCGCTGTCGGGCAAGGTAATGTCGGTCAACGAGGCCCTGGAAAACACCCCGGAGATCGTCAATGAGTCGGCCGAAGAGGCCGCCTGGATGGCCTGCCTGGAGATGGCCGATCCCGTCGAAGTGGGTAAGCTGATGACCCGCGACCAGTACGACGAATATCTGAAGGGGCTGTAGGGGCCAAAGAATCATGAAATGTGAAAAGGGAGGGCTCCCATGAGCTTTACGCCGCATACGCCTGGTGAAATACGGGAGATGCTGGACGCTATCGGCGTCGGCAGCATCCGGGAGCTGTTCGGGCCGATTACGCAGGAACTCCGGGCGAAATCGTTCGATCTTCCCGCCGGCATGTCCGAATTCGAGATGCTCGACCGGATAAAGGGGCTGGCCGCTGACAATGGCTGCGAGCTGCTGACGTTCATCGGCGGCGGTTTCTACGACCACCTGATTCCGGCGGTGGTGGATCACCTGGCCGGCAGGTCCGAGTTCTATACCGCCTACACGCCCTACCAGCCCGAATGCTCCCAGGGGAGCCTGCAGGCCCTGTTCGAATACCAGACCGCCATCTGCCGGCTGACCGGCATGGATGTCTCCAATGCCTCCCTTTACGACGGCGGCACCGCCCTGGCCGAGGCGGCCATGATGGCGCTGCGGGTCACCGGCCGCTCGCGGATCGTCGTGGACGGGGCAATGAACCCGTTCCACCGGTCGGTGGTAAAGACCTACCTGGCCAACCTGTCGGTGGATATCGTCGAACTCCCGCCGGTGGACGGGCTGCTCGACCGGACGGCCCTGAAGGCCGAGCTCGACGACCGCTGCGCCGCGGTGCTGGTGCAGAATCCGACGGCCTTTGGCTGCGTCGCCGATTACGGCGATGTCGCCGACGCGGTGCATGCCTGCGGCGCGCTGCTGGTCGCCAGCGTCTACCCCATCGCCCTGGGGATGCTGAAGAGCCCTGCCGAGATGGGGGTCGACATCGCAGTGGGTGACGGGCAGAGCCTGGGGAACCATCTCTCCTTCGGCGGACCGGCCTTCGGCTTCATCGCCGCGAAGAAGCAGTACATCAGGAACCTGCCGGGCAGGATCGTGGGGGAGACCGTCGACAAGGAAGGCAGGCGTGGATTCGTCCTGACGCTGCAGGCCCGCGAACAGCACATCAAGCGCCACAAGGCCACCTCCAACATCTGCAGCAACCAGAGCCTCTGCGCCCTGCGCGGGCTGATCTTCCTGGCCGGCATCGGCCGGGAGGGGCTGCAGGAGCTTGCCCGCCTCAACCGGGACAAGGCCGAGTATGCCAAGGGGCTCCTCGCCGGGGTCAAGGGGGTAGCGGTCCTTTCCAGTGCTCCGACCTTCAATGAATTCACCATCGCGCTCCCCAAGCCTGCCGACGAGGTGGTTGCAGCGCTTCTGGAGCGTGGCATCGCCGCGGGCATCCCGCTGGGGCAGTACTACCAGGGGGCGGAAAACTGCCTGGTGGTGACGGTGACTGAAAAACGGACCAGGGCCGAGATCGAGCGCCTGGTCGCGGAGCTGGAGGGGGTACTATGGAACTGATCTACGAAAAATCGGTTGCAGGGCGGCGCGGGGTGCGCCTGCCGGCCAGCGACGTCCCCCGGGCTGCGGAGCTGCTGCCGCAGTACCTGCGCAGTGCCGATACCACCCTTCCCGAGCTCTCCGAGCTGGACGTGGTGCGCCACTTCACCCAGCTGTCGCGACGCAACATCGGGGTGGACTCGACTTTCTACCCGCTCGGCTCCTGCACCATGAAATACAACGCCAAGGCCCTGGAAGAGGCGGCCCGGCTCTTTGCCCCGTTCCATCCGGTCACGCCCCTGCTTCCCGGCGGCGAACTGCATGCCCAGGGGGGGCTGGCCATGCTCCACCAGATGGGCGGGTTTCTGGCCGAGATCACCGGCATGGACGAGGTCACCTGCCAGCCGCTGGCCGGTGCCCATGGCGAGATGACCGGCATCATGCTGATCGCCGCCTATCACAAGGCCAAGGGGAACCGGAAGAAATACGTCATCGTCCCCGACTCCTCCCACGGCACCAACCCGGCATCGGCAGCCATGGTCGGTTACGAGATCATCACCATCCCCACGGCCCCCTACGGCGACATGGACCTTGATGCCTTCAGGGCCGCCCTCACCGACGAGGTGGCAGCGGTGATGATGACCTGCCCCAACACCCTGGGACTGTTCAACCCCCATATCAAGGAGATCTGCGACCTGGCCCATGCCAAAGGCGCGCTGGTCTACTACGACGGCGCCAACCTGAACGCCATCCTCGGGCAGGTCCGTCCCGGCGACGTCGGCTTCGACGTGGTCCATGTCAACCTGCACAAGACCTTCGGCACCCCCCATGGCAGTGGCGGGCCGGGGAGCGGGCCGGTAGGGGTGAAGAAGGAGCTGATCCCCTTCCTGCCGGTGCCGCGCGTGGTGAAAGGGGCCGACAACCGCTTCACGCTCATGACCGACGCACCGCAGAGCATCGGCCGGACCGCCAACTATTTCGGCAACTTTGGCGTCATGGCCAAGGCCTACGCCTATATCCTGATGCTGGGCCGGGAAGGGCTGATCGAGGTGAGTGAACTGGCGGTCCTGAACGCCAACTACGTCATGAGCCAGCTGAAAGACCTCTATGAACTCCCCTACGACCAGACCTGCATGCACGAATGCGTCTTCTCGGCCAGCCGCCAGCTGGAGCACGACGTCCACGCCATCGACATCGCCAAGTTCCTCATCGACAAGGGGTACCATCCCCCCACGGTCTACTTCCCGCTCATCGTCAAAGAGGCGATCATGATCGAGCCGACCGAGACCGAGTCGAAGGAGACCCTCGACACCTTCATCGCGGTGATGCGCGAGGCCGCTCTGCTGGCGGAAACCGATCCCGAAGCGCTGAAAAAGGCCCCGATCACCACGCCGGTCGGCCGTCTGGACGAAACCAAGGCTGCCCGCGAGCAGAACGTCTGCTATTTTGGATGTTAGCAACACCCTGGCGCCTCATCCGGAGCGGCCGCCTGCCCGGGCCGCGCAACATGGCCATCGACGAGGCGCTCCTCACCTGCTTTGACCCGCATTGCTCGACGCCGGTGCTCCGCCTCTACGGATGGAGTCCACCGGCGTTGTCCGTGGGGCGCTTCCAGGATGCCGCCACCATCGACCTGGGCCGCTGTCGGGAGCTGGGGGTGCCGGTGGTCAGGCGGGTCACCGGCGGCGGCGCCATCTATCACGCCGAAGAGCTCACCTACGGCATCGTCTGCGCCCCGCACCATCTCCCCCCTGCCGCCACCATCAAGGAAACGTTCCGGGTGCTGACCGGCTTCCTGCTCGGCTTCTATCGCGGGCTCGGTCTGTCGGCCCGCTATGCCGTGGAGAGCGCCCCGCCAGGGGCGAGGCTGGGGGAGCGGACCCCGTTCTGTTTTGCCGGGCAAGAGAGCTACGATATCCTGGTTCAGGGGAAAAAGATCGGCGGCAATGCCCAGCGTCGGCGGAAGGAGGTCATCTTTCAGCATGGCTCCATCCCGCTCGCCGACTCCCTTGCCACGGCGATGCAGCTGGTGCGGGAGCATCCCGCCGGGCTTGCCGCAATGGTGACCGACCTCGGCCGCCTGGGGGTGACCGCTGCGCCGGAAGAGCTGGAAGCGCGGCTTGCAGAGGCATTCGCCGTAAACCTCGGCGTGGAGCTGGTAAGCGACGCCCTGACCGCGGAGGAGGCGGCCCGTGCCGAGGCGCTGGCTGGGGGAAAATACGGCAGCGACGACTGGAACCTGCGGGGGGAAGAGCCATGAAGATTGTCAGGAAGCCGGAGTGGCTGCAGAAGCGGGTGAGCCCCTCGGCACATGCCGAGATGGAGCGGCTGCTGGGGGATTTCCGCCTCCATACCGTCTGCCAGGAGGCGCTCTGCCCCAATATCTCCGAGTGCTTCCGCCAGCAACAGGCGACCTTTCTCATCATGGGGAAGGCCTGCACCCGGCACTGCAGCTTCTGCAACGTCACCAAGGAGCTGCCGCTGCCGCTCGACCCCGGCGAGCCGGAGCGGGTGGCAGCCGCCATCGTCCGGCTGGGGCTGCGCCACGTGGTGATCACCAGCCCGACCCGCGACGATCTGGCCGATGGCGGCGCCGCCGCCTTTGCCTCCACCGTGGCGGCGATCCGCCGGGCAGCGCCAGAGGTGCGGATCGAGCTCTTAGTCCCCGATTTCCGGGGGCTTCGGGAGTCGATAGCCCTGGTTATGGCTGTTGGTCCCGACATCTTCGGCCACAACCTGGAGACCGTGCCGCGTCTCTATGCCATCCGCGAAGGGGCCGACTATTGCCGCTCCCTGGCGGTGCTGGCAGCGGCGCACGAGCTCGCGCCGGCCATCCCGACCAAGTCGGGGATCATGCTCGGCCTGGGGGAGACCCTGGACGAGGTGCGGCAGGTCCTTGCCGACCTGCGCGCAGCCGGCTGTTCCTATCTCAGTCTCGGCCAGTACCTGGCGCCGAGCCGCAGCCACCACCCGGTGGCCGAATTCATTCCCCCCGAGACCTTCGACGCCCTCAAGGCAGAAGCGCTCCGACTCGGCTTCGCCCACGTGGAAAGCGGCCCGTACGTCAGAAGCTCCTACCATGCGGAGCAGTATCTGCCGGAATAACGGCGGCATGGCCCGGCTTCCCGAGGAATCTGACTTTTTCCGGGCAACGGTTTGAGAAAACACCAAACAGATCTGGCCTCCTCCCGGCATTCCCTTTGAATTGGCCAGCGCGTTGTCCCTTCGCGCCTGACTTGGGTTTTGGGTGATAAGGCTCATGCTTGTTGAGACTATCGGGCAGTCACGAATAAGACTAAAAACGTACTACTAATCATCAGTGAGGGGTGTAAAAAAGATTTACATGTAAAGATATTTTACAGTGTAAAATTATTTAACACGCTGAATTAATTGGATAAATTGACTTGTATTTTGCTGGCGGATGCATATAGTTGAGAGCGTGCAGATTGTTTTCACATTGTTATTGCCATTATCACCGACCCGGCTGGCAAGGACTACACCTTCAGTTACAGTGGCAACTATCTCGTTGCCGTCACCTGGCCCGATAACAGCAGTTGGCAGTATACCATCACCTACCAGTATGACACCCTTGGCAACCGCACGAAAATGACCCTCCAGCCCGGCACCGCCGACGAGCGGGTCTTCACCTACGCCTACGACAGCGCTGGCCGCCCCACCGCCATCGGCTCCATCTCCGGCATCTTCACCTACGGCTACGACACGAACGGCCGACGGACCAGCCTCGCCTATCCCAGCGGCATCACCACTGCCTATGTTTACGACGATGCCGGCCGGCTCACCAGCCTGAGCCATCGCACAGCGGGCACGACCATCGCCAGTTTCACCTACAGCCACGACAACGTTGGCAACCGGACCGGCAAGACCTTCACCGAGGCCGAGCAGTACCTCTACGACAGCATCTACCGCCTGCTTACCGTCACCGCGGCCAGGCCCGAGACCTTCAGCTACGACGCCGTTGGCAACCGCCAGGCCGGCCCCGGCGCCAAGGATACCGGCTACCTGCACGATGCGGCCAACCGGATGACCAAAGGACGCAAGCTCACCTATGGCTACGACAACAACGGCAACCAGACCGAGAAAATTGTCCCCAGTGCCGCCACCGGCTGGAGCCAGAGCTGGGACTTTGAGAATCGATTGATCAAGGTCGAGAAAGGGACCGCCACCGACAAGCGGACCGTCACCTTCGCGTACGACCCGCAGGGGAGAAGGATCGAGAAGAAGGTAGAGACCCTGGCAAACGGGTCAACCAGCACCGAAACCTACGCCTACGTCTACGACGGCGACAACATCCTCCTGGAGATCCAGACCAGCCCCGGCGGCGCAACGGAAAAGACCGTCTACACCCATGGCGCGGGCGTAGATGAGCACCTGGCCCTGGAGCGAAACGGCAGCAGCTACTTCTACCACGCCGACGGCCTGGGAAGCATCGTCAGCATCACCGACCGGAACAAGGCAGTCGTGCAGAGCTACGAGTACGACAGCTACGGGATGGTGAAGCCGAGCACCAGCTTCCGCAATAGCTACACCTACACGGGAAGAGAGTGGGATAAGGAGACGGGGCTGTATTACTACCGGGCGAGGTACTATGACCCGATGGAAGGGAGGTTTGTTAGCCGCGATCCGATAGGCTTCGCCGGTGGTATAAACTTATATTCTTACGTTGATAGTGTCGGAAAACCTCCTGTCCCTCAAACAAACTTGTATCAATACACGGAAAACAACCCCGTAAATGGAACCGACCCGTTGGGCTTGTTTACAGTTTCAGAAGTGCCATCTTTGATAAAAGCAGGAACCGATAAATTATTTCAGAAATTGCCACAAATGGCTTTTA includes:
- the lipA gene encoding lipoyl synthase, translating into MKIVRKPEWLQKRVSPSAHAEMERLLGDFRLHTVCQEALCPNISECFRQQQATFLIMGKACTRHCSFCNVTKELPLPLDPGEPERVAAAIVRLGLRHVVITSPTRDDLADGGAAAFASTVAAIRRAAPEVRIELLVPDFRGLRESIALVMAVGPDIFGHNLETVPRLYAIREGADYCRSLAVLAAAHELAPAIPTKSGIMLGLGETLDEVRQVLADLRAAGCSYLSLGQYLAPSRSHHPVAEFIPPETFDALKAEALRLGFAHVESGPYVRSSYHAEQYLPE
- a CDS encoding aminomethyl-transferring glycine dehydrogenase subunit GcvPA — encoded protein: MSFTPHTPGEIREMLDAIGVGSIRELFGPITQELRAKSFDLPAGMSEFEMLDRIKGLAADNGCELLTFIGGGFYDHLIPAVVDHLAGRSEFYTAYTPYQPECSQGSLQALFEYQTAICRLTGMDVSNASLYDGGTALAEAAMMALRVTGRSRIVVDGAMNPFHRSVVKTYLANLSVDIVELPPVDGLLDRTALKAELDDRCAAVLVQNPTAFGCVADYGDVADAVHACGALLVASVYPIALGMLKSPAEMGVDIAVGDGQSLGNHLSFGGPAFGFIAAKKQYIRNLPGRIVGETVDKEGRRGFVLTLQAREQHIKRHKATSNICSNQSLCALRGLIFLAGIGREGLQELARLNRDKAEYAKGLLAGVKGVAVLSSAPTFNEFTIALPKPADEVVAALLERGIAAGIPLGQYYQGAENCLVVTVTEKRTRAEIERLVAELEGVLWN
- the gcvH gene encoding glycine cleavage system protein GcvH, with amino-acid sequence MAIYYTKEHEWVKVEGNVATVGITDFAAHQLGDITFVELPKTGKSVKQFEVLCAIESVKAASDIYAPLSGKVMSVNEALENTPEIVNESAEEAAWMACLEMADPVEVGKLMTRDQYDEYLKGL
- a CDS encoding aminotransferase class V-fold PLP-dependent enzyme — its product is MELIYEKSVAGRRGVRLPASDVPRAAELLPQYLRSADTTLPELSELDVVRHFTQLSRRNIGVDSTFYPLGSCTMKYNAKALEEAARLFAPFHPVTPLLPGGELHAQGGLAMLHQMGGFLAEITGMDEVTCQPLAGAHGEMTGIMLIAAYHKAKGNRKKYVIVPDSSHGTNPASAAMVGYEIITIPTAPYGDMDLDAFRAALTDEVAAVMMTCPNTLGLFNPHIKEICDLAHAKGALVYYDGANLNAILGQVRPGDVGFDVVHVNLHKTFGTPHGSGGPGSGPVGVKKELIPFLPVPRVVKGADNRFTLMTDAPQSIGRTANYFGNFGVMAKAYAYILMLGREGLIEVSELAVLNANYVMSQLKDLYELPYDQTCMHECVFSASRQLEHDVHAIDIAKFLIDKGYHPPTVYFPLIVKEAIMIEPTETESKETLDTFIAVMREAALLAETDPEALKKAPITTPVGRLDETKAAREQNVCYFGC
- a CDS encoding lipoate--protein ligase family protein; amino-acid sequence: MLATPWRLIRSGRLPGPRNMAIDEALLTCFDPHCSTPVLRLYGWSPPALSVGRFQDAATIDLGRCRELGVPVVRRVTGGGAIYHAEELTYGIVCAPHHLPPAATIKETFRVLTGFLLGFYRGLGLSARYAVESAPPGARLGERTPFCFAGQESYDILVQGKKIGGNAQRRRKEVIFQHGSIPLADSLATAMQLVREHPAGLAAMVTDLGRLGVTAAPEELEARLAEAFAVNLGVELVSDALTAEEAARAEALAGGKYGSDDWNLRGEEP